A genomic window from Candidatus Methylacidiphilum fumarolicum includes:
- a CDS encoding [protein-PII] uridylyltransferase family protein — translation MENFGRFANKDLALEAFQDFSEFARTQFKAHPEWEEWLKSPEISDPTHYRGLGRLKIDWEELANCSLNLENRIDALKKLKQREILRIGFFDFALVWSLEEVLKALSLLADFSIEIILDLAKAQLGFPAFPFAILSMGKLGGKELNYSSDIDLLFLHNESNGHHDMANRLGKKIVQLFSMAYGGFYRIDLRLRPDGNSGILVPSIKYCEYYYSALGESWERMALIKARKSAGDSALAYEFEILRSLFSFPRHITEEMFEEVFEIKSRIEKELLDESTKKRNIKLGEGGIREIEFIAQSFQVVYGARYPILQSRSTLETLEALTECQLIPRKEMEALKLAYYFFRQVENRLQMVADLQTHLIPENIVQKKAIASSLGLELEPFEEKLETYRMTVRKLFSSIFPLSKEKGESIFHFEIFPDPQKAYKDIQSLLDSDPIKPSARVSKSLKRLYPILEETLKKTVDPNLCLSRFVQFAEKYGTKAMLFESFASSPKALELLLRLFDSSSFFTEILLSQPDLFEEICRSDGLYTKKTVEEFFNELGRIEKDHRTKYRLYRKGELFRIFLRDILGIASLIDIEEEYTALAEAILKHACNLCHAQSNAIIGVGRFGGRELGYGSDLDCLFIGNNLNGALELNRFLSEMLPSGILYNFDFRLRPHGEGPIVLEEEMYEHYYRSVAMFWEIQALHRARFVCGNEEYGRRFIRFVDDLWVDWSRRIPWKEFFELREKIQKERDSSVPVECRIKTAPGGLMDIELGLQIWLMGKQIREPSMWKAFLLLEKEEGHTARLAREGYVFLRRIESVMRRERNSPISVLPIDEAAREKLARMLGFDSKAKFMEAYFTTLESNRLVFEKLTSQKPP, via the coding sequence ATGGAAAATTTTGGTCGGTTTGCAAACAAAGACTTAGCGTTGGAAGCTTTTCAGGATTTTTCGGAGTTTGCTAGAACTCAATTCAAAGCTCATCCTGAATGGGAAGAGTGGCTGAAAAGTCCTGAAATTTCTGATCCTACCCATTACCGAGGTCTTGGAAGACTTAAAATCGATTGGGAAGAACTGGCAAATTGTTCTTTAAACTTAGAAAATCGTATAGACGCTTTGAAAAAGTTGAAACAAAGGGAAATTCTCCGAATCGGTTTTTTCGATTTTGCCCTTGTATGGAGTCTGGAAGAAGTATTAAAGGCTCTTTCTTTGCTTGCTGATTTTTCCATAGAGATCATTTTGGATCTGGCAAAAGCACAATTGGGATTTCCAGCCTTTCCTTTTGCTATTTTATCGATGGGAAAATTGGGTGGAAAGGAACTCAATTACAGTTCAGATATTGATCTCTTATTCCTTCATAATGAGTCTAATGGCCATCATGATATGGCAAATCGACTGGGGAAAAAAATCGTTCAGCTCTTCTCAATGGCTTATGGCGGTTTCTATAGAATAGATCTCCGACTAAGGCCTGATGGGAATAGTGGGATACTTGTTCCATCGATCAAATATTGTGAATACTATTATTCGGCTTTGGGTGAGAGTTGGGAAAGAATGGCTTTGATTAAAGCAAGAAAATCGGCTGGAGACAGTGCCTTGGCTTATGAATTTGAAATTCTTCGTTCCCTATTTTCTTTCCCCAGGCATATCACTGAGGAAATGTTTGAAGAGGTTTTTGAAATAAAGTCGAGGATAGAAAAAGAACTTTTGGATGAATCTACCAAAAAAAGAAATATCAAACTTGGAGAAGGTGGAATTCGAGAAATAGAGTTTATTGCCCAGTCCTTTCAAGTGGTATATGGAGCACGCTATCCCATTCTTCAGAGTAGGTCTACCCTTGAAACTCTGGAAGCATTGACTGAATGCCAACTAATTCCAAGAAAGGAAATGGAAGCACTTAAATTAGCTTATTATTTTTTTAGACAAGTGGAAAACAGACTGCAAATGGTTGCGGATCTTCAGACACACTTGATTCCTGAAAATATTGTTCAAAAAAAAGCTATTGCTTCCTCTTTGGGTTTGGAGCTTGAGCCCTTTGAAGAGAAACTAGAAACATATCGAATGACTGTTCGAAAGTTGTTTTCATCAATTTTCCCACTTTCAAAAGAAAAAGGAGAATCTATCTTTCATTTTGAAATCTTTCCTGATCCTCAAAAAGCCTATAAAGACATTCAATCTTTATTGGATAGTGATCCGATCAAACCATCCGCACGTGTTTCGAAATCTTTAAAAAGGCTCTATCCAATCCTAGAAGAGACATTGAAAAAAACTGTAGATCCAAATCTTTGTTTAAGCCGATTTGTGCAGTTCGCAGAAAAGTATGGAACAAAGGCGATGCTTTTCGAATCCTTCGCATCAAGCCCTAAGGCACTGGAACTGCTTTTGCGGCTTTTTGATTCGAGTTCTTTTTTTACGGAAATTCTTTTGTCGCAACCAGACTTGTTTGAGGAAATATGCCGAAGCGATGGGCTTTATACAAAGAAGACAGTCGAGGAATTTTTCAACGAATTGGGCCGGATCGAAAAAGATCACCGGACCAAATACCGCCTTTATAGAAAAGGGGAACTTTTCAGGATATTTTTGAGAGACATTCTTGGAATTGCTTCTCTTATTGACATAGAAGAGGAATATACGGCACTTGCCGAAGCTATTCTTAAGCATGCATGCAATCTTTGTCATGCTCAGTCTAACGCAATCATTGGAGTAGGAAGGTTTGGAGGAAGAGAACTTGGATATGGTTCGGACCTGGATTGTCTCTTTATAGGGAATAATTTGAATGGAGCTTTGGAACTGAATCGTTTTCTTTCTGAAATGCTACCAAGTGGCATTCTCTACAATTTTGATTTTAGGTTAAGGCCTCATGGAGAAGGTCCCATTGTACTCGAAGAGGAAATGTATGAACATTACTACCGTTCTGTAGCCATGTTTTGGGAAATTCAAGCGTTACATAGAGCTCGCTTTGTTTGTGGAAACGAAGAATATGGAAGGAGATTTATCCGGTTTGTTGACGACTTGTGGGTAGATTGGAGTAGGAGAATCCCATGGAAGGAATTTTTTGAATTACGCGAGAAGATTCAAAAGGAAAGGGACAGTTCTGTACCTGTTGAATGCCGGATCAAAACAGCACCAGGGGGCCTTATGGATATTGAGCTTGGACTCCAGATTTGGCTAATGGGTAAGCAAATACGAGAACCAAGCATGTGGAAAGCTTTTTTACTATTGGAAAAAGAGGAGGGACATACTGCTCGGTTAGCTAGAGAGGGCTATGTCTTTCTTAGGCGAATAGAATCGGTTATGAGACGAGAAAGAAATAGCCCAATATCGGTATTGCCTATAGATGAAGCAGCAAGAGAAAAACTAGCTCGGATGCTTGGCTTTGATTCCAAAGCCAAGTTTATGGAAGCCTATTTCACGACTCTTGAATCAAATCGATTGGTGTTTGAGAAATTAACTTCTCAAAAGCCTCCTTAG
- the rnc gene encoding ribonuclease III, whose amino-acid sequence MYLAELEERLGHTFRNNQLLEEALTHPSYFVESMKTTGKDFQRLEFLGDAVLGLAITEKLYEIFPSFDEGKLTKLRAKLVSRKVLSPLSSSLGIGKYLRLGKGEEKNQGRTKPSNLANALESVIGALYLDGGWEKTKSFVFQLFSPLFLELHKDPSAFLEYENSKGLLQEFLQKKGMELPVYRIVMESGEAHNKWYEVEVLWKNQVLGKGSGKSKKEAELRAAKEAFEKLISQTPIDLIQES is encoded by the coding sequence ATGTATCTTGCGGAATTAGAAGAAAGACTCGGTCATACATTCAGAAATAATCAATTACTGGAAGAAGCTTTAACACATCCTTCCTACTTTGTTGAATCGATGAAAACGACCGGCAAAGATTTCCAAAGATTAGAATTTTTAGGAGATGCTGTCTTGGGGCTTGCGATCACTGAAAAGCTTTATGAAATTTTTCCCTCTTTTGATGAAGGAAAACTAACCAAACTCAGGGCAAAATTGGTAAGCCGCAAAGTTCTTTCTCCATTGTCCTCTTCTTTGGGAATCGGTAAATATTTAAGGCTGGGAAAAGGGGAAGAAAAAAATCAAGGGAGAACAAAACCTTCGAATCTGGCTAATGCCCTAGAATCAGTTATAGGAGCCTTGTATCTTGATGGGGGGTGGGAAAAGACAAAGTCCTTCGTCTTCCAACTGTTCTCGCCATTATTTTTAGAATTACACAAAGACCCTTCTGCTTTTTTAGAATATGAAAATTCAAAAGGCTTGTTGCAGGAATTTTTACAAAAAAAGGGAATGGAACTACCCGTCTACCGAATTGTTATGGAAAGTGGAGAAGCACATAACAAATGGTATGAAGTGGAGGTTCTTTGGAAGAATCAAGTTTTAGGTAAAGGATCCGGGAAAAGCAAGAAAGAAGCTGAACTTCGAGCTGCTAAGGAGGCTTTTGAGAAGTTAATTTCTCAAACACCAATCGATTTGATTCAAGAGTCGTGA
- a CDS encoding tyrosine recombinase, which yields MKQNTVIDRWNEKIEKVLAYLAIEKSHSVNTQLLYRQVLEKFAFWAAIQQLTLQKIQSCHVEQFLKEESKKGLSQSSIKIIIIALRHFFQFFKDRNEIKENPLYKKELPSIQSRLPQFLTKKEIEKILNLEFPNNPLGWRDKAILELLYSSGLRVSELISLKLEAYSPERSQIRVLGKGNKERAIPVGKCAKEALDVYILKGRNFFVKKKSGGEIFLSRIGKPLTRSRIRQLVIQYANQAGVDKKVYPHLFRHTFASHLLENGANLRIIQELLGHANIATTQIYTHVNLKYLKEIHLRCHPRANEKI from the coding sequence GTGAAACAAAATACGGTTATCGATAGGTGGAATGAAAAAATAGAAAAAGTTCTAGCCTATCTTGCTATAGAAAAAAGCCACTCGGTAAATACGCAACTACTCTACAGACAAGTTTTAGAAAAATTCGCCTTTTGGGCTGCTATTCAACAACTAACCCTTCAAAAAATCCAAAGCTGTCATGTGGAACAGTTTTTGAAAGAAGAGAGTAAAAAGGGACTGTCTCAGAGTTCCATAAAAATTATAATTATTGCCCTTCGTCATTTTTTTCAATTTTTCAAAGACCGAAATGAGATTAAGGAAAATCCACTGTACAAAAAAGAACTCCCCTCTATCCAATCTCGATTGCCGCAGTTTTTAACAAAGAAAGAAATTGAAAAAATTCTTAATTTAGAATTTCCTAACAATCCTTTAGGATGGAGAGATAAAGCCATTTTAGAGCTTCTTTACAGTTCGGGTCTTAGGGTTTCTGAACTCATTAGCTTGAAGTTAGAAGCTTACAGCCCAGAACGTTCTCAAATAAGGGTTTTAGGAAAAGGGAACAAAGAAAGAGCCATTCCTGTAGGAAAATGTGCAAAAGAAGCTTTGGATGTATATATTTTAAAAGGAAGAAACTTTTTTGTGAAAAAGAAGTCTGGGGGTGAAATTTTCCTAAGTCGCATTGGTAAACCCTTAACTCGATCAAGAATCCGGCAGTTGGTTATCCAGTATGCTAATCAGGCTGGTGTTGATAAAAAGGTTTATCCTCATCTTTTTCGACACACCTTTGCAAGCCATCTTTTAGAAAACGGAGCCAATCTAAGGATTATCCAAGAACTGCTTGGTCATGCGAACATAGCAACCACGCAAATTTATACTCATGTGAATTTAAAATATCTTAAAGAGATTCATCTCCGTTGTCATCCTAGAGCCAATGAAAAAATATAA
- a CDS encoding sugar phosphate nucleotidyltransferase gives MKAIILAAGKGTRMGSLTHDVPKPMLMVKGKPILEWIIRGLHQEAKVEHFCIVVGYKAEKILEYFKDGQFLGIKIDYRFQKKQDGTGKAPLVAKDLISNEPFFLSYGDILLGDCREYGRMIRAYKGDGLVGLTDGNDLSKGGAVFLDSDGQIIDIIEKPQDPALSKGAFYNAGIYLISPKIFDFMESLCLSPRGEYELTDALRMFSQHGKLYGFLIAGSCVDVRDPQTLGSLNS, from the coding sequence ATGAAAGCGATTATTCTGGCAGCCGGTAAAGGGACCCGAATGGGATCGTTAACCCATGACGTGCCTAAACCGATGCTTATGGTTAAAGGAAAGCCCATATTAGAATGGATTATTCGGGGACTGCATCAGGAAGCGAAAGTCGAACATTTTTGTATTGTCGTTGGCTACAAAGCAGAAAAAATTCTGGAATATTTTAAAGATGGTCAATTTTTGGGCATAAAGATTGATTACCGATTTCAAAAGAAGCAAGATGGGACAGGCAAAGCCCCACTTGTTGCTAAGGATTTGATCTCAAATGAACCTTTCTTTTTGTCTTATGGAGACATTCTCTTAGGCGACTGTAGAGAATATGGTCGAATGATTCGCGCATATAAAGGGGATGGGCTTGTGGGATTGACTGATGGAAACGACCTCTCCAAGGGAGGAGCTGTCTTTCTTGATTCTGATGGTCAAATTATTGATATTATAGAAAAACCTCAAGACCCTGCTCTTTCTAAAGGAGCCTTTTACAACGCAGGCATCTATTTAATAAGCCCAAAGATTTTCGACTTTATGGAAAGCCTTTGTCTTTCCCCCCGCGGAGAATATGAACTGACAGATGCTTTAAGAATGTTCTCTCAACATGGCAAACTCTATGGCTTTTTAATAGCTGGTAGTTGTGTAGACGTAAGAGATCCACAAACACTAGGGTCGTTAAACTCTTAG
- a CDS encoding non-canonical purine NTP pyrophosphatase, with the protein MNKILLASSNLYKWKEFSRLLYPNVVVLPPEELRRHFPPESFTSYLENARLKAMALSDVYSGLVVSDDSGLEVNSLKGEPEVRSSRYAGEKANSEENIAKLLRNLQSAKSLDRTARFVCSLVLVKQKKILFETTAFCYGIIATEPKGHGGFGYDSIFIPQGYSLTMAELTEQQKDMISHRGKACQQLKAFLEEKKW; encoded by the coding sequence ATGAATAAAATCCTTTTAGCTTCTTCGAACCTATACAAATGGAAGGAATTTTCTCGACTCCTATACCCAAATGTTGTTGTCCTACCGCCTGAGGAGCTCAGACGACATTTTCCTCCAGAATCTTTCACAAGCTACTTAGAAAATGCACGGCTTAAAGCCATGGCATTGTCTGACGTATATAGTGGTCTAGTTGTCTCAGATGACTCTGGTTTAGAAGTTAACTCTCTTAAGGGCGAACCGGAGGTTCGCTCAAGCCGATATGCAGGAGAAAAGGCCAATAGCGAAGAAAACATTGCAAAACTACTTCGCAATCTCCAGAGTGCAAAATCCTTAGATAGGACTGCAAGATTTGTTTGCTCGTTGGTCTTAGTCAAACAAAAAAAAATCCTTTTTGAAACGACTGCTTTTTGTTATGGCATAATAGCAACGGAACCAAAAGGGCATGGAGGATTTGGATACGATTCTATTTTTATTCCTCAAGGATATTCTTTAACAATGGCAGAACTGACTGAACAACAAAAAGATATGATTAGTCATCGTGGGAAAGCTTGTCAGCAATTAAAGGCTTTTCTTGAAGAAAAAAAGTGGTAA
- a CDS encoding gamma-glutamylcyclotransferase family protein, protein MLFKNTDIKIFVYGTLRKGQCRNSILSCCEFIGLGTLYHFVMYDLGEYPAIIPGNGKVKGELYIVNRKILKELDYLEGVPFLFKREKVSISLLSSEYHQLEAYAYVYCNEIQNKPLIKHGDWIIYQNSPT, encoded by the coding sequence ATGTTATTCAAAAATACTGATATAAAGATATTTGTCTATGGAACATTGAGAAAAGGGCAATGTAGGAATTCTATTTTGAGTTGCTGTGAGTTTATAGGATTAGGTACTTTATATCATTTCGTTATGTATGATCTGGGAGAATATCCTGCTATTATTCCTGGAAATGGAAAAGTTAAGGGAGAACTCTATATTGTTAATAGAAAAATCTTGAAAGAACTCGATTATCTTGAGGGAGTTCCTTTTTTGTTTAAAAGAGAAAAGGTAAGTATAAGCTTGTTAAGCTCTGAATATCATCAATTGGAAGCTTATGCATATGTATATTGTAATGAGATACAAAACAAACCATTAATCAAACATGGAGATTGGATAATATATCAAAATAGTCCTACATAA
- the tal gene encoding transaldolase, with product MKPTQKLHDLRQSLWLDNISREMLDKGVLKKYIDEYSVTGLTSNPTIFDHAIARSHFYDRSILEYSHKGLEGEELFFQLAIEDLRRAADLFSPIYERTFGKDGWVSLEVSPLLAYDAQNTLLEAQRLHQMFQRPNLFIKIPGTKEGLPAIEKSIFQGIPINVTLLFTPQHYLEAAEAYMRGLERRIAEGLPLENVFSVASLFVSRWDKATMNRVGDSLRNQLGIAIAKKTYKAYRDVLESERWKQLAQKKANAQLLLWASTGTKDPQASDILYVKNLVAPDTINTMPEETLLAFADHGQIGEVLPRDGGNADEIIAQYHQQGISVDELGQQLQKEGAESFVNSWNDLLSSLKKKASLLRAF from the coding sequence ATGAAACCAACTCAAAAACTTCACGATTTAAGACAAAGCCTGTGGCTAGACAATATTTCTAGAGAAATGCTAGATAAAGGAGTGTTAAAAAAATACATCGATGAATATTCTGTTACCGGGTTGACTTCCAATCCAACGATCTTTGACCACGCTATTGCTAGATCTCATTTCTATGATCGCAGTATCCTTGAATATTCCCACAAAGGATTAGAAGGGGAAGAGTTGTTTTTCCAATTGGCAATAGAAGATCTAAGAAGAGCAGCCGACCTTTTTTCTCCAATCTATGAACGCACTTTTGGCAAAGATGGATGGGTTTCCTTAGAAGTTTCTCCTTTGTTGGCCTATGATGCTCAAAATACACTTTTAGAAGCACAAAGACTGCATCAGATGTTTCAAAGACCAAATCTTTTTATAAAAATTCCTGGTACAAAAGAAGGTTTGCCTGCAATTGAAAAGTCCATTTTCCAGGGTATTCCGATCAATGTGACTCTTCTTTTCACACCTCAACATTACTTAGAGGCTGCTGAGGCATACATGAGAGGACTTGAAAGAAGAATAGCTGAAGGACTTCCATTAGAAAATGTTTTTTCTGTAGCCTCCCTGTTTGTAAGTAGATGGGATAAGGCGACTATGAATAGGGTAGGGGATTCATTAAGAAATCAGTTGGGAATAGCCATTGCCAAAAAGACATATAAAGCTTATAGAGATGTTTTGGAATCGGAAAGGTGGAAGCAGCTTGCCCAGAAAAAAGCCAATGCTCAATTACTCTTATGGGCTAGCACAGGGACCAAAGATCCTCAAGCTTCAGATATTCTTTATGTTAAAAATCTGGTAGCCCCAGACACAATTAATACAATGCCAGAAGAAACCCTTTTGGCTTTTGCTGACCATGGGCAGATTGGAGAAGTTTTGCCTAGAGACGGCGGGAATGCTGATGAAATTATCGCTCAGTATCATCAGCAAGGAATTAGCGTTGATGAGTTAGGCCAGCAGCTACAAAAAGAAGGGGCTGAATCATTTGTCAATTCATGGAATGATCTTTTAAGTTCCCTAAAGAAAAAAGCTTCCTTGTTAAGAGCCTTTTAA
- a CDS encoding zinc ribbon domain-containing protein, which translates to MHPSIPFLLKLQEMDKKIIERRKLLSKIPVEIEKIQKQFKIEEEKVAQNKKELLQVDLSIKEMEAEIAGLKSKINQYKIQQLSTRKNEEYQALSHQIDHATQKISDLEDKVLDLLEKKERISKTYKEADIQFHHLALEVKKKTEALSTQKENFEKSLSQLLEERKAYINHLEPHTLQIYQRIAASKPGTAIMPVIDETCGGCHMRMTKQAYLKVKASDALVFCEYCGRILFFSE; encoded by the coding sequence ATGCATCCATCTATCCCTTTTCTTTTAAAATTGCAAGAGATGGATAAAAAGATTATTGAAAGACGCAAATTGCTATCCAAAATTCCAGTAGAAATCGAAAAAATCCAAAAGCAGTTTAAAATCGAAGAAGAGAAGGTTGCTCAAAATAAAAAGGAGCTTTTGCAGGTTGATTTATCTATAAAAGAGATGGAAGCCGAGATCGCTGGATTGAAATCAAAAATTAACCAGTATAAAATCCAACAGCTTTCAACGCGAAAGAATGAAGAATATCAAGCATTGTCTCATCAGATTGATCATGCCACCCAAAAAATTTCGGATTTAGAAGACAAAGTATTAGACTTGTTGGAGAAAAAGGAGAGGATCTCAAAAACGTATAAGGAAGCAGACATACAATTTCATCATTTAGCTTTAGAAGTAAAAAAGAAAACTGAAGCTCTTTCTACACAAAAGGAAAATTTTGAAAAGAGTCTTAGTCAATTATTGGAAGAAAGAAAAGCTTATATAAACCATCTAGAGCCTCATACTTTACAAATCTACCAGAGAATTGCTGCTTCAAAGCCTGGGACTGCAATTATGCCTGTCATTGATGAAACTTGTGGAGGCTGTCATATGCGAATGACAAAACAAGCCTATTTGAAAGTTAAGGCATCCGACGCACTTGTTTTCTGTGAATATTGTGGTAGAATTTTATTCTTTTCGGAGTAA
- a CDS encoding DNA-directed RNA polymerase subunit omega: protein MNTSPENINQLLSAALAKVEIPEVLVNMVSRRVRLLAKGAKPLIETSPHWNLMQIALKEIAEGRLSWTPIEEATEEKAPGEYPKEESTPISLS from the coding sequence ATGAACACATCTCCAGAAAATATCAATCAACTGTTATCTGCAGCTTTAGCAAAAGTAGAAATTCCTGAAGTTCTAGTCAACATGGTTTCAAGAAGAGTCAGATTGCTTGCAAAAGGAGCAAAGCCTCTCATTGAAACTTCGCCCCATTGGAACCTCATGCAAATTGCTCTAAAAGAAATTGCCGAAGGAAGGCTGAGTTGGACACCCATCGAAGAAGCAACAGAGGAGAAAGCTCCAGGAGAATATCCAAAAGAAGAAAGCACGCCAATTAGCTTATCATAA
- the smpB gene encoding SsrA-binding protein SmpB — translation MDRDLVINRKARRDYNIIKTLEAGIVLLGSEVKSLKEGKGSLEGAFARIENGEAFLYQMNISPYEKAPTYALRDPKTPRKLLLHKKEIGELAGAISRQGRTIVPLKLYYRRGKIKVLLGIASGKSQVDKREKIKEQESQREISRILKRRREV, via the coding sequence ATGGACAGAGACCTTGTTATCAACCGGAAAGCAAGGCGAGATTATAACATCATAAAGACCTTGGAAGCAGGAATAGTTCTTTTAGGATCCGAAGTGAAATCATTAAAAGAGGGGAAAGGAAGCTTGGAGGGAGCTTTTGCTAGGATAGAAAACGGGGAAGCTTTTCTGTATCAGATGAATATTTCCCCATATGAAAAAGCCCCCACTTATGCGCTAAGAGATCCGAAAACACCCAGGAAATTACTGCTTCATAAAAAAGAAATAGGAGAGCTTGCGGGTGCTATTTCTAGACAAGGCAGAACTATCGTGCCTTTAAAACTCTATTACCGTAGGGGCAAGATCAAGGTTCTTCTAGGGATCGCTTCGGGCAAAAGCCAAGTGGATAAAAGAGAGAAAATAAAAGAACAGGAATCTCAAAGAGAGATTAGCAGAATCCTAAAGAGAAGAAGAGAGGTGTAA
- the purH gene encoding bifunctional phosphoribosylaminoimidazolecarboxamide formyltransferase/IMP cyclohydrolase gives MSTAFISVYDKTGIVELARALSQARIDIISTGGTARLLKNAHIPVQEVSDVTGFPELLGGRVKTLHAKIHAGILYKRDEAQHLKEVAELGIPQIQYVIVNFYPFTTAIKKELSTEEILDFIDIGGCTLARSAAKNYPHVTVVVDPTDYSEVIHQVQTMGSTSLVLRKKLAFKAFNLTSYYDSQIARFFQEKFHIRQFPPESSIPLYDYSPLRYGENPHQHAALYGDFWNYFQQLQGKDLSYNNILDIDAAVRTLLEFPAERAVAAIFKHTSPCGVGMGNTVTDAYLKAFETDRESPFGGVIAINKPLDYSLARLLSEIFVEVVIAPEYEDEGLKLLQKKKNLRLIQVCLEKLPFPRFVIRSLFGNSYLLQEPDTILLDQDKIEVVSLRKPTQEEINKCMFGLKVVKHARSNAVVFSDSDKTLAIGSGQASRVDAVRIAIEKARREGISLEGSAIASDAFFPFPDGLELAAAAGASVVIQPGGSVRDKEVIDTANNHNMAMLFTHIRHFLH, from the coding sequence ATGAGTACTGCATTCATTTCAGTGTATGATAAAACTGGAATCGTCGAATTAGCTAGAGCTTTAAGCCAAGCTAGAATAGACATTATTTCTACAGGTGGAACAGCTCGACTTTTAAAAAATGCTCACATTCCTGTTCAAGAAGTATCGGATGTCACTGGCTTTCCTGAACTTCTAGGGGGAAGGGTCAAAACGTTACATGCAAAAATTCATGCCGGCATTCTTTACAAAAGAGACGAAGCCCAACATTTAAAGGAAGTTGCTGAACTAGGAATTCCTCAAATCCAATATGTTATTGTCAATTTTTATCCCTTTACTACCGCAATAAAAAAAGAGCTGTCGACGGAAGAAATATTGGATTTTATCGATATTGGAGGGTGTACTCTGGCCAGAAGTGCGGCAAAAAATTATCCGCATGTTACCGTTGTTGTGGATCCCACCGATTATTCTGAAGTAATACATCAAGTGCAGACTATGGGCTCGACTTCGTTAGTCTTGCGCAAAAAACTCGCTTTTAAGGCTTTTAACTTAACCAGTTATTATGACAGCCAGATAGCTCGTTTTTTTCAAGAAAAGTTTCATATCCGCCAGTTCCCACCGGAGTCAAGCATCCCTCTCTACGATTATTCTCCGTTAAGATATGGAGAGAATCCTCATCAGCATGCTGCCCTTTATGGAGATTTTTGGAATTATTTTCAACAACTCCAAGGAAAAGATCTTTCTTACAACAATATTCTTGATATTGATGCAGCAGTAAGAACCTTACTTGAATTTCCTGCGGAGAGAGCTGTTGCTGCGATTTTTAAGCATACTTCTCCCTGCGGGGTGGGAATGGGAAATACCGTAACAGATGCCTATCTTAAAGCCTTTGAAACGGACCGAGAATCACCATTTGGTGGAGTGATTGCCATAAACAAACCACTTGATTATTCTTTGGCACGGCTCCTTTCAGAAATTTTTGTTGAAGTCGTTATTGCTCCAGAATACGAAGACGAAGGATTGAAGCTTTTACAAAAGAAAAAAAATTTGAGGCTAATTCAAGTTTGCTTAGAAAAATTACCCTTCCCTCGTTTTGTCATCCGTTCCCTTTTTGGCAATTCTTATCTTCTTCAGGAACCCGACACCATCCTTCTAGATCAAGATAAAATAGAAGTTGTTAGTTTAAGGAAACCAACTCAAGAAGAAATCAACAAGTGTATGTTCGGTCTTAAAGTGGTCAAACATGCTCGCTCCAACGCAGTTGTTTTTTCAGATTCCGATAAAACATTAGCAATAGGATCAGGCCAGGCTTCAAGAGTCGATGCGGTAAGAATAGCTATTGAAAAAGCCAGACGCGAAGGCATATCTTTGGAAGGTAGCGCAATAGCTTCGGATGCCTTTTTCCCCTTTCCAGATGGATTGGAACTTGCGGCAGCCGCAGGAGCATCTGTAGTGATTCAACCAGGAGGAAGCGTGAGAGACAAAGAAGTCATCGACACAGCTAATAATCATAATATGGCTATGTTATTCACCCATATCCGCCATTTCTTACACTAA